The Leptospira langatensis genomic sequence ATTTCTCCGAGTAGAACTCCTCAGATGGTCCCTGCTTGTACGAGTGTTGCTGTTTGGGGAGACCAAAGCCAGGACGGTAAACTATATCATGCTCGCAATTTCGATTTTCCTGGTGTGGAAGTTTGGGACAAGAGGCCGATCGTTGTCTTCTGCACTCCTAAGAAAGGATTACGTTATGGTTATATAGCTTGTAGAGGCGCGGATGTTCCCGGTATCACTGCGTTTAACGAAGCAGGCTTGACCATCGCATTTCATACTCGTTTTCATAAGAAAGTCGGTTTTAGCGGATTGGGAGTGATCGATTTCGGTCATAAGATCATTTCCGAAGCGAAAAATATCCAGGAGGCCGTGGAGATCGCTAAGAAGAATAAGATCAATTCGACTTGGGGAGCCATTCTTACCAACCATAAGGAGAAGGGACCGAAGGCTGCTATCCTCGAGACGAATTACGGAAATGTGGATGTCGTCTATCCTAGGCTAGGTGCCGACCATATCGTAAATACGAATCATTATCAAAGTGAGAAGTTGCAAGAGGGAGAGCTCATGGCTGCTCCCGTTTTCTATCACCATTGCATTACTCGTTTCGATCGTGCCGAAGAATTACTGACCTCTCAACGGAAAAGGGGAACGAGTGTAGTCGATCTGCAGGATATTTTGGATGATACGATCGATCCTTCTAGCGGAGAGGCAAGGACCATGGGTTCCACGATCCGTCAGATCACTTCTGTGAAATCGGTGGTGATGAGCGTAGAGGCTCGGAAAATATTCGTATCTTTGGGAACGGCTCCTACCGGAAGCGGACCTTATGTCGAAGTGCCGATGGCTTGGGGAGAACCCGGTTATCAAATCCTGGGTTTGGACGGATCTACGGAGAAGAAATCGAAATCCAAGGCGTCTTCTTCTCAGAAGAAAACTAAAAGCATTAAGATCTCGGAAAACAAAAAGGATCTCTCCGTTCAATATTATAAAAAGGCGATGTTGATCAACGATGATCCGAGCCTTGGAGGTGTGGAGGAGATCCTTTCTGAGTTAGAGAAGGCGAGTCAGATTTCTCAAGAGGACCCTTCTCTTTTGTTCATGCAGGCTGTTTTGCATTTAGAAACCGGAAGATTCAAGGAGGCTGCCTTCCTTCTGGAGCAGGCCGAGAATTTGGAACCTTCTTCTTTTAGAAAACAGCAAAGCCAACTATGGCTCGCTCGAACCCAGTCCGTTTTGGGAAGACAGAGACTCGCAGATCATTTTTATAATAAGATCTTGGATGCGAAACCAGAGTTCAGCACTGCAGTTTGGAAAAAGAAAGTATCCGACGATAAGGGAAGTTATTCTGCAAAGAAACTCAGACAAACTTCTCCGAATTTCCTGATCGTGGATGCAAACGAACTCTAGGTTCTAATTAATGGGCCGATTCGACGGATTCTCTTTCGGCCCACATTCCTGAGTCCTTGATGAGTTGGACCAGGCGCTCGTCCGCTTCTTCAGAAGGAACGTTTTTCAGAACGATCTCCTTGCCTCGATATAAGTGGACCTTGCCTGGACCGGCTCCCACATAACCGAAGTCTGCGTCCGCCATCTCTCCCGGTCCGTTTACGATACAGCCCATGACTGCGATCTTCACTCCTTTGAGATGACCTGTTTTTTCTTTGATGCGAGCGGTAGTGGTCTGTAGATCGAAAAGTGTCCTTCCGCAAGAAGGGCAGGAGATATATTCCGTTTTCGTAAGTCGAAGTCTTGTGGCCTGCAATATATCGAACCCGAGTTGTAGTACTGCCTCCGGCTCGGAGTCCACAATCTTGATCCGGAGCATGTCCCCGATCCCGTCTGTGAGCATTCCTCCGATCCCGATCGAAGATTCATAGAGTGCGGTTTCCATATCTGGATATTCTGCGCTCAAGAAGATCGGATAATCAAAATCGCTGAGAATTCGCGCAAGCTTTCGATAATCGTGAAGTATATGAGGAGTTTTTAAAGAGAAGGCTACGGATTCTATGCCTGCCTCCTTGAACGAATCCGGAAGGCCTTTTAGGCTTTCGATCTGATAGGCCTGTACGTTCAGTTCAGTAATTCCTCTCCCTTCTCGTTTATTCAGAAATTCTAATAAAGAATCCCTGTTCTGGAAATGATGGAATGGATCGATGGTGATCTTTGGGAAAGGAAGAAGGTCTTCTAAAATATCCTCTAATAGGAGCTCGTTCTGTTCCACGATCACTCCCATTGGTACAGGAGAGGACTTGGATGTATTCAGGCAGTCTTCTCTAAGGAACGGATCGCTAGGCAAGGGAACGGAAACCGTTTCTAATTCTAAGGACTTGGATCTGGCATAGCTTCTCAAGGAAGAAAGTTCGCTTGAGAATTGACTTTCCGATTCAAAAGGAAGATACGATTCGATCCGAACGGGTTGGGTCTCTCCTAAGGAAAGAGTCGATATTTGGATCGGTTTGCTATAAAATCTTTGATAAGAATATGGATTCCTGAATTCGGAATACCCTTGCGTAGGCGCCTCGGGGAATCGGATCCGATTGTACTTGTCTGCGAGAAGCCTTGCCACGGGAACCTCATGGATCGGATCTTCCGTAAGGGAAACGCGGATAGTATCTCCGAGTCCATCCTCGAGCAAGGAACCAATTCCGATTGCAGACTTGATCCTTCCGTCCTTTCCGTCTCCTGCTTCTGTCACTCCTAAATGCAAAGGGTAGTCCATTTGCAATTCTAGGAACCTACTGCAAAGAAGTCGGTAGGCTTGCACCATCACCTGAGGATTGGATGCCTTCATACTTACTATGATGTCTTTATAAGAAAGGCTTTCTGCGATGCGAATGAACTCGATCGCAGATTCTACCATTCCCTGAGGAGTGTCGCCGAAACGATTCATGATCCGATCCGAAAGGGAACCATGGTTGGTCCCGATCCTCATGGAGACCCCGAGTTCCTTACAGCGCAGTACAAGAGGGCTGAATACTTCGGAGATCCTCTCCAATTCTTCTCTATATTCTTGGTCGGTATAATCCCGGACTGCAAATTTCTTTTTGTCGGCGAAATTGCCCGGATTGATCCGAACCTTCTCTACCCATTCTACGGATTTCATCGCAACACTAGGAGTAAAATGGATATCTGCGACCAAGGGAACTCTGCTTCCCGAACGTTTTAATTCTTTTCTAATATTAGGAAGATTGTCTGCATCCGGTTGAGAAGGAACCGTCAATCGAACGATCTCGCAGCCTGCCTCTTCCAATTCCAGGATCTGTCTCACCGAGTTTTCGGTATCCCTGGTATCCGCAGTGATCATGGATTGGATCCGGATCGGATTCTCTCCACCTATGCCTACATCTCCTACCTTGACCTCTCTGGTCTTGCGTCGTTTATAGGAAAAAGGAGAATGATTGTAGCGGAAGTTCATGTAAGCTCTCTATTCCCATTTAGAGCCTCCCAGAGCCCCTGTCATTTAGGATTTTTGGAAAAAACATCCCCCAAGTAGGCAAAATTTACCCCTAAAATCCCTGTAAATCAGCCTACAATTTCGGGTCTGAGTGTAATCCGAGAGGGGAATGAATCGAATTCTCCCACATATACGTAAGCCGAAATCTCGACAAGAACATGTTCGGTAAAAAGTTTGAGGCCTAAATCTATTTTCCACCTAACAGTTGCTCAATCCCTTTTTACTGTCGTTCATTCCCTTTTTTATTCCTTTGGATCAAAAGTATCGGAAATCCACTTGTATGGTTTGTTGATCTTATGAGCTTTAGCTCATATTTTAAAAATACAGTTCCTTAGCTATATATTCTGATAAAGAAGGATCGGATCTCTTTGTGATACGTAAGAATTTTAAAATTTTGTTATATATTATTCTTCTCTTCTTCGTTTTGACCAATTGTTCTACGGATGGAGGCGGAATGAATCCGTTTTTTGCCCTCTTTGGTTCCAAATCCGGGACCGGTGGAGGAGGCTCCTCCGGCGGCGGAGGTAACGGAGGCGGTGGTGGGGGAAGCACCGGAGTCCCAAGTTGGGTTTCGGCCTCGGATGCGAGTTCCGCAGATAAAGTAGACTTGCAATGGGAACCGATTGCAGGAGCACAATTTGATGTAATGAGGAAGTCTTCTACAGAATCCTCTTTCCAAAAGATCGCAACTACAACGGATACTACGTTTAGTGATACTAGTTTGGATCCGGGCAAAACATACCAGTACTCGATCCGTACGAGCGATGGCACGAGTACCTTCGATACGGGCTGGAAAGCCTTCTCTGCAGGATGCGCTACTCAGTTGAATCCTGCCGGACTTTCGGACTCTCAATTCTCCAGATTGAAGTATGGACTTTCGGGTATTTATTTTGCCGTGGCGAATCTAGGCAAATTCCTCTTAGTTGCGAATGGTGGAAGGGTCACTCTTTTGAACGAGAACAAGGATGTGATCGGAGTTTGGGCAAACGTGCTTCCAGTCGGAATAGTAACAGACAGTTCCGGAAATATATTCGCCACTTCTAATTTACAATTGCTTAAATTGAAACCGGATTGCAGCACTCAAACGATTGCAACCCTACCGGGCGATGCGGTTCCTACCGATCTCGTGATCGATTCTTCCGATAATCTGTACATAAGCGAAGCAAATACGAGCACTGGGACGGATCGGATCTTTAAATACGACACTTCAGGAAATCTTTTAACCACGTACGATATTCCGGGTGTCGGACATAGGCCGATGTCAATCGTGATCCAGAATTCGGACAACACTCTTCTTGTGGCGGATCAATCCAATTTCGATCTAGTGCAATACAGCTTTAACGCAGACCAATTGGATCTGGTCGTTTCTAAACCGATGCCTGTGATCGGGACCGTGCTCGATCTGGATATTAGTGGAGGTCAGATCCTTCTCGTAGTTAAATCCAATAGTGGTTCGGATTTTGGTCCGAATATTACTCGATTTCATAGCGGTATCAATGGAGGATCCGTAACTTTCGCATTTAATCCGCAAGGTTTGAGCTTTAATACGGCTCAAGTCCAGAATATAGCAGTGGATTCTCTGACGGGAGCGCTTTATATTTTAGAGGGAACTACGAGTAGCGTATACTCTTGTCCTCCTAGCATCTTCATAAATTGCAGCCAAATTGCAGTCAGCGCCTTTCCAGTGAAAACGGTTCGCGATACGGATGGGAATTTCTATATCCTTCATGCGAGTCCGTTGAATTACATTTCTAAGTTGAATTCGAACGGAGCACATATCGCGACTTTTAACCTTCCGAAATACCAAGGCGCTTCGATTACGGCTATAGATATGGAAATCGATCAGAATTTCCTGTATGTTTCTGCGAACAACAATTCTGGGGTTGCGCTAGCAAAGATCAAAACGGATTTTACTTCTTCATCCATTAATGCATTTAAGACGGATATTGGATTCGATCTTCCGAATATAGCGATCTCTGAAAATACAATATACAACGATGTTCATACCTTCGGGGACACGAATGATTTTCTCTATATAGGATCCATGACACTCGATACCCAGGTAGTGCATAATTACTCGGACGCAACGTATCAGAAATTCTTCATGCAGCAGATACTGGATCTGGAAACCGATTATGCAGGCAATCTGTACTCTTTGAATAATGGATTCAATGAGGACTTTTCTTCCTACACTGCGGTCTCTAAATTCGATCTGAATACATTAGGATGGGTGAATATAGCCGATTCTGCGAATCTTCCCACTGCGGCTATTTCTACGGATCGATCCGGCAATCTATACACAGTGGATTTGAATTCTACCCATGATGGATGGAATATTGTGCAAAGAGGCTCCGATTTTACGGAGAAGAAAAGACTCTCAGTAGGACCGGATTTTACTGCATCTAGCCTGTATGTAAACGATGCAGGGGATCTTGCGTTTATGACTACTTCGGACGCCTTGCATAAATTTGCCTTTCCTGTCTCCTTCTTCTCGTTTAAGTAAGGATACATATTGAGATAATTTAATATTCAATACGATCTGCCGGCTCCTAGTTCTGTCTCTAAACGGGAATTAGCGCGTCGGCAGTTTCGGATTTTTCCCAAAGCAAAAAAAAAATCTAAACGACGAATTTGAGATCGGATATTCCAAAACCGATACTTTGGTTATAGGAAAGGGCTAAAGCCCTTAAAGAGAAGAAGCCGGTATGGAATTTCTGGAAGCCAAAGATCTAGTCGAAAATAAGACGTACCGCATCCGACTCACCGTTGCCATTTATAGAAATAATATATTGTCCTATAAGAACGATATCGTAGTTCCCTCCGTATATTTACGTAGAAACGAGGCCAGGGCCCATATTCGTAAGGAAGTCTCGGAGCGTCTGGCTCATTCTTCCTTCTTTCGTTCTCCTCGTCCGGACTACGATCTGGTCCGCTATTCCGAAGAAGCTACCTGCAATACTTTCTTGCGATATAGGATCATCAGTAGAAGCCCAAGCGAAGAAACTCTACCTAAAACGGTTTAGATCTTGGCGTAACTTAATTGTCTTGAATTCCGACCTAAGGGTGTAAAAACTTGACCCGAAATCGGGATTATGGCAGGACCAGAGAAAAAGGTCATAGAAAAAAATTCTCACGGCGAGTACGCGCTTACCGCCTACGGAGAATTCTTAAGTTATTTTCATACTCATATCCAGTTGTTCAGTTCTCTGATCTCCGCAAAGAAGATCTCCGCTAAAGACCAAGAAGCACTTAAGTCCAAGATCCGTTCTTATATTGCGACGAACGTACAGAAGACGGATCATTTCTTCGATCAGCTTCCTCAGTTTGCGCAGTTCTTGGGAATGAGCTCTCAGGATCTTTCCTCCTACATGAACCGGAACTTTCTTGGCGCCTTGAATAAGGTCAAAGCCAAGCTGCTCGAACAGGAATCTGTTCTAGAGCAAACTCCTCGTAAGAAAAAATATTCCAGGATCAGCGACGAGATCATAGAAGGATTGGGGTTCACCTTTCCATCCGGACATAGATTCGAAGCGGAGGAAGGGATTATCTTCTTAGTAGACATGGCCACCGGTACCAAGAGAGAAGCGGCGGCCTTAGGAGAAGTGGCTCGTGAAACTGCAGCCGCTGTCGCAGCCGCCAGGCCTGTGGCTGTTCCGGTTCGCAAGGGGCCAGAGACTCCTATTCTTGCGGAAATACTTGCTAAATACGGCGAATTATTCTCCGGCAAACCTCTCATACTACAGGTAGAAGAATTAGAAGAAGAGGATGCTTCTGTGCCAATGGGAGAGGAGATCCTTTCCGATGTGGAAGATCTTCATTTCGACGGGGATTTTAGTTTCGAAGCTACTGCCGTAAGCGAGCCTCCGGTAAGCATTCCGTTTTCGAAATATATGGATCAGGTAAATAAGGTCCGCGTTTTCCAGAAGGCCGGACAATTGGAAGAATACAAGAGATGGGTGGCCTCTTTGCCTGTCGAAGAAAACGCTCTCGTCCAGTTGCAGACCTCTCTTCTTAAGGAATCCAGAGGGGAAGTGGTAGAGTGGGATGGGACCCTGGGACAGTTAGGAACCAGAACCGGGCTTTCCGAATCTAGGCTGAGAAAGGTTTTGGAATTGGGACGGGACTTCTTCAGAATTCGAAACCAATTGGAAAGCTCTTGGAACAAGGCAAAGAATGCGAGCCCTCAGGTCGCTGAGCTTGTCAAGAAGGCCTGGCCTCATATCCTAAGAGTCATGGACGAGTATCCGGACTTCACTTCTATAAAAGGGAAGATGGATCAATTGCTTTCTAGGATCCCGGACGCAAGCCAGAGAAAGATCCTTTCAGACTTATTTTTGAATCCGGTACTTTCAATTCGTAGGAACTAGCTGGTATCGTAAATGCAAGGCGGCCCCCGCCCTTTAGTGGGTGGGGGGAGCGGCTTGTGGGCTCCTTCGGGTTCCCTTACCAGAAAATTCTAAATCTGGCAACTGTAATTTTAGAAGTTCCCACATTGTAGGAACTCTTCCCCGTTTCCCTTGGGAGTTCCTACAAAAAGATCGTTTTCAAAGTAAGCACTCGTAAATTTACTGGTCTAAGAATCGGACACGCCGCATAAAATTCAGCCAAATAGTTGTGGGTGGGGCTTTCCCGTCCGTGGACCAAGGCCCGCGGGATGTCCTGATTTCATTTCAACCCTAAAGAGGAACCTTTGCGGATGTTAAACCTTGACGAACAGTTGCGGATCCAAAAGTACTTGGAGGAAAACGGTCTTTATGACAAGTCCTTCGAGCGCGATAACTGCGGTGTAGGCTTCGTCGCTTCTTATAAGGGCGAGTCCAGCCACCGAGTCGTGTCCATGGGTCTGAAGGCGGTTGCCTGCCTAACCCACCGTGGAGCCGTTGATGCAGATATGCAGACCGGAGACGGCGCGGGGATCATGATCCGCATTCCTAAGAAACTGTTCGCAAAGTATATCGAAGATATGGGACACAGACGTCCCGAAGAGGATTCTATCGGAGTGGGAATGGTTTTCCTTCCGAGAGAAGATATCGATAAACAAGACGTTTGTCGAAGCCTCATCGAATCCGCTCTAATGCAATTCAACTTCAAGCTCTATGCTTGGAGATATGTTCCTGTGAATCCTGAGGTTTTAGGACCGAAGGCAAACGCTTCTCGTCCTCAGATCGAGCAAGTTCTTATCGGCAAGCCGGAAGGAATGTCCAACGAGGACTTCGAAACGAAATTATTCCTCATCCAGAAGAAAGTCATGAGAGATGCTCTTAAACTTTCCATGAGTGAGGACTTCTATATCTGTTCCTTCTCTTCTGAAAGGATCACATTCAAGGGTCTTTTCAACGGAAACCAGGTATCTCAATTTTATGAGGATCTGAAGAGCGAAGAGATGGTATCTCCGTACTGTATCTTTCACCAAAGATATTCTACGAACACATTCCCTAGTTGGGCTCTCGCTCAGCCTTTCCGTATTCTTGCGCACAATGGTGAGATCAACACTATCGTAGGGAACCGGATCTGGATGCTCGCAAGAGAAGAAGAACTCGCCTGCGAAAAATGGGGAGAGTTCCAAAAAGAGATCCATCCGATCATTCGACCACATCTTTCCGACTCTGCAAGTTTGGATAACGCTATGGAAGCGATCGTGCGTTCCGGTAAGGACGTACTTCATACCAAAGCGATGTTGATCCCGAATGCTTGGAGTAAGAACGTTCAGATGTCCGAAGGATTGAAATCCTTCTACGAATATAATAATACTTTAACTGAACCTTGGGACGGACCTGCGGCTCTCGCATTCGCAGAAGGCGACTGGGTCGGAGGAAGCTTAGATCGTAACGGTCTTCGTCCTGCCAGATATGTGGTTACAGAAGACGGACTCGTGGTTATGGGTTCCGAAACCGGACTCGTTCATATCGACGAGGATGTGATCACTAAGAAAGGTCGTTTGGGTCCGGGCGATATGCTCGCGATCAATTTGAAAGAAGGGAAGGTGTACTTCAACGAAGACATCAATGCTCTCTTCGAGAAGAAATACGATTATAGAGACTGGTCCAAAGAGAATGTAGAGTATCTGGATCAGACTATCGACGAGTCTATCGCTAAGACTGTGACCTATACAGGAGACGAGTTAAGAAGAAGACAAATCCTCTTCGCATATTCTCCATACAAACAAAAGGCAGTCATCAAGCCTCAGGCGCAACTCGGGAAAGAAGCTATCGGTTCCATGGGAGACGATACTCCTCTTTCCATTTTGATGCTTTCTCGCATAGGATTGTATACCTACTTCCGCCAGAGATTCGCGCAGGTAACCAACCCTCCGATCGATTATCTGCGTGAGAAGGGAGTGACCTCTCTTTACACAAGACTTGTAAAGAAGACCAACCTGTTTGCGGATGAAAAACCTCAGAACTGCTTGGTTCTTTCTCATCCATACCTTACCAATCTCGGATTGCAAAGGATCCGGGACAAAGACGGAAAACAATACAAGGTAGTTACTCTCGATGCAACTTTCGAGGCTCACCATGAGGCGGGTGCAACCAGAAATTATCTAGAGCTCGCATTGGATCAACTTTTGGCGGACGCAGTAAAAGCTGCCGAGTCGGGAGTGAATATTCTCATCCTTTCCGACAAGAAATTGAATAAGGAAAGAGCTCCGATCCCGATGGAATTGGCCGTGGCTGCGGTCCATAATCATTTGATCCGCAATAAGAAGAGAGCTGCGACTAGCATTCTCGTAGAGACGGGATCCGCTTTCGAGATCCATAACGTTGCGGTCCTTCTCGGCTACGGAGCTTCCGGAGTAAACAGCTATCTGATCTGGGACACTCTTCACGATCTATGGCAGAAGGGAGACTTCGACGCAGAAGACGGAACCCGTCCTTCTTTCTCTTCTCTATGCTCTAACTATCGCTACGGAGTAGACGACGGACTTCTGAAAGTCATGTCCAAGATGGGAATTTCCATCATGTCTTCCTATGTAGGAGGACAGGTCTTCGAGGCAATCGGTCTTTCTAGAACGCTAATCTCCAAGTATTTCCCTGGGACATACTCCCGGATTTCCGGGATCGGTATCGGTGGGATCGAGCAAAACATATTAAGAAATCATGATATGGCCTTCAATAAGGAGATCAATCCTGACGATTTCATCTCCGAGAAGGACGATCAACCTCATAGATGGTCTCCTAAAGTCGTAAAATTCATCCGTAAAGCGGCTGTAGATAACGATTACGAAGCATTCTTAGAAGCTTCCAAGATCATGGAAGAAAGCGATCCGATCAATATTCGGGATCTATTCGATTTCGTAGAACGTGCCTCTGTGCCGATCGAAGAAGTGGAAACTGTTTCCGAGATCCAAAAACGTTTCTTAACTCCTGGTATGAGCCATGGAGCTCTTTCCATCGAGGCGCATACGGATCTCGCGATCGCTATGAACCGTTTAGGCGCTAAGTCTTCCTCCGGAGAAGGTGGAGAACATCCTTCTCGCTACGTAGTGGATGCGAAAGGAGACTTGGCAAATTCTTCCATCAAGCAGGTTGCTTCGGGTAGATTCGGTGTGACTTCCGAATATCTGAACTCCGCAAAAGAGTTGGAGATCAAGATCGCGCAAGGTGCAAAACCTGGAGAGGGCGGACAGCTTCCTGGTAAGAAGAATAATGAGGAGATTGCGACAAACCGTCACACTCCTCAGGGGATCGATTTGATCTCTCCTCCTCCTCATCACGATATTTATTCTATCGAAGATCTGTCACAGTTAATCTATGACTTGAAACAGGCCAACCATACCGCTCAAGTTTCCGTAAAACTGGTTTCAGAAGCTGGTGTGGGAACGATCGCTGCCGGTGTTGCGAAAGCGAACGCGGATGTGATCCTGATCTCAGGACATGTCGGTGGAACGGGAGCCGCTTCCTTGACCTCTATCAAGCATGCCGGTTCTCCTTGGGAGCTTGGTCTTTCCGAAACACATCAAGTTTTAGTAATGAACGGTCTTCGCGATCGAGTGGTTCTCCGTACTGACGGAGGGATTGTTTCCGGTAGGGATGTGATCATCGCTGCTTGCTTAGGTGCGGAAGAATACGGTATTGGTACCGCTTCTCTTGTGGCTCTGGGTTGTATCATGGCGAGAAAATGCCATTTGAACAACTGTCCTACAGGCATCGCGACGCAGGACATGAAGTTCAGAGCGAAATACAAAGGCTCTCCGGACCAAGTCGCTAATCTAATGACCCTTCTCGCAATGGAAGTGAGAGAATACCTAGCTAAGCTCGGATTCCGTTCCATGGATGAGATCATCGGAAGAACG encodes the following:
- a CDS encoding C45 family autoproteolytic acyltransferase/hydolase, with protein sequence MEPVDVGAESCYNANMNSETYPLAVLQLSGSQEEMGRQFGEIMNQIGQFEPIFDFYPVMARNLLLGSLPRKNRNALARGATSLLVNWMVNRMKKNRPSEFSARTRAALSTAGRSIKIEKDLFTMDAFQNSVGLLGMIQVLPELAHISPSRTPQMVPACTSVAVWGDQSQDGKLYHARNFDFPGVEVWDKRPIVVFCTPKKGLRYGYIACRGADVPGITAFNEAGLTIAFHTRFHKKVGFSGLGVIDFGHKIISEAKNIQEAVEIAKKNKINSTWGAILTNHKEKGPKAAILETNYGNVDVVYPRLGADHIVNTNHYQSEKLQEGELMAAPVFYHHCITRFDRAEELLTSQRKRGTSVVDLQDILDDTIDPSSGEARTMGSTIRQITSVKSVVMSVEARKIFVSLGTAPTGSGPYVEVPMAWGEPGYQILGLDGSTEKKSKSKASSSQKKTKSIKISENKKDLSVQYYKKAMLINDDPSLGGVEEILSELEKASQISQEDPSLLFMQAVLHLETGRFKEAAFLLEQAENLEPSSFRKQQSQLWLARTQSVLGRQRLADHFYNKILDAKPEFSTAVWKKKVSDDKGSYSAKKLRQTSPNFLIVDANEL
- the ispG gene encoding (E)-4-hydroxy-3-methylbut-2-enyl-diphosphate synthase, giving the protein MNFRYNHSPFSYKRRKTREVKVGDVGIGGENPIRIQSMITADTRDTENSVRQILELEEAGCEIVRLTVPSQPDADNLPNIRKELKRSGSRVPLVADIHFTPSVAMKSVEWVEKVRINPGNFADKKKFAVRDYTDQEYREELERISEVFSPLVLRCKELGVSMRIGTNHGSLSDRIMNRFGDTPQGMVESAIEFIRIAESLSYKDIIVSMKASNPQVMVQAYRLLCSRFLELQMDYPLHLGVTEAGDGKDGRIKSAIGIGSLLEDGLGDTIRVSLTEDPIHEVPVARLLADKYNRIRFPEAPTQGYSEFRNPYSYQRFYSKPIQISTLSLGETQPVRIESYLPFESESQFSSELSSLRSYARSKSLELETVSVPLPSDPFLREDCLNTSKSSPVPMGVIVEQNELLLEDILEDLLPFPKITIDPFHHFQNRDSLLEFLNKREGRGITELNVQAYQIESLKGLPDSFKEAGIESVAFSLKTPHILHDYRKLARILSDFDYPIFLSAEYPDMETALYESSIGIGGMLTDGIGDMLRIKIVDSEPEAVLQLGFDILQATRLRLTKTEYISCPSCGRTLFDLQTTTARIKEKTGHLKGVKIAVMGCIVNGPGEMADADFGYVGAGPGKVHLYRGKEIVLKNVPSEEADERLVQLIKDSGMWAERESVESAH
- the gltB gene encoding glutamate synthase large subunit translates to MLNLDEQLRIQKYLEENGLYDKSFERDNCGVGFVASYKGESSHRVVSMGLKAVACLTHRGAVDADMQTGDGAGIMIRIPKKLFAKYIEDMGHRRPEEDSIGVGMVFLPREDIDKQDVCRSLIESALMQFNFKLYAWRYVPVNPEVLGPKANASRPQIEQVLIGKPEGMSNEDFETKLFLIQKKVMRDALKLSMSEDFYICSFSSERITFKGLFNGNQVSQFYEDLKSEEMVSPYCIFHQRYSTNTFPSWALAQPFRILAHNGEINTIVGNRIWMLAREEELACEKWGEFQKEIHPIIRPHLSDSASLDNAMEAIVRSGKDVLHTKAMLIPNAWSKNVQMSEGLKSFYEYNNTLTEPWDGPAALAFAEGDWVGGSLDRNGLRPARYVVTEDGLVVMGSETGLVHIDEDVITKKGRLGPGDMLAINLKEGKVYFNEDINALFEKKYDYRDWSKENVEYLDQTIDESIAKTVTYTGDELRRRQILFAYSPYKQKAVIKPQAQLGKEAIGSMGDDTPLSILMLSRIGLYTYFRQRFAQVTNPPIDYLREKGVTSLYTRLVKKTNLFADEKPQNCLVLSHPYLTNLGLQRIRDKDGKQYKVVTLDATFEAHHEAGATRNYLELALDQLLADAVKAAESGVNILILSDKKLNKERAPIPMELAVAAVHNHLIRNKKRAATSILVETGSAFEIHNVAVLLGYGASGVNSYLIWDTLHDLWQKGDFDAEDGTRPSFSSLCSNYRYGVDDGLLKVMSKMGISIMSSYVGGQVFEAIGLSRTLISKYFPGTYSRISGIGIGGIEQNILRNHDMAFNKEINPDDFISEKDDQPHRWSPKVVKFIRKAAVDNDYEAFLEASKIMEESDPINIRDLFDFVERASVPIEEVETVSEIQKRFLTPGMSHGALSIEAHTDLAIAMNRLGAKSSSGEGGEHPSRYVVDAKGDLANSSIKQVASGRFGVTSEYLNSAKELEIKIAQGAKPGEGGQLPGKKNNEEIATNRHTPQGIDLISPPPHHDIYSIEDLSQLIYDLKQANHTAQVSVKLVSEAGVGTIAAGVAKANADVILISGHVGGTGAASLTSIKHAGSPWELGLSETHQVLVMNGLRDRVVLRTDGGIVSGRDVIIAACLGAEEYGIGTASLVALGCIMARKCHLNNCPTGIATQDMKFRAKYKGSPDQVANLMTLLAMEVREYLAKLGFRSMDEIIGRTDLLKQITRYEQDRLDSLDLNPILVRLPLLYDPKKKKDRSVRRETVGEVLDDRIIKDAEPALEGKTSMSLSYSVKNTNRTVGAKISGIIARKYGSKGLPGKLEIILEGTAGQSLGAWLVKGVQITLHGDANDYVGKGLCGGTIVVRKHRRSKLKAYENVIIGNTCLYGATSGKLFSSGRAGERFGVRNSGADAVVGGAGDHFLEYMTSGTIVCLGSVGKNMGAGMTGGKAYFFQKDWELAPLINKEYVKIVDLENEDYEIIKSLITEHTKLTGSELSEEILKTWEDSKKYFVKVTPK